A portion of the Thermosipho africanus Ob7 genome contains these proteins:
- the thpR gene encoding RNA 2',3'-cyclic phosphodiesterase has translation MRTFIAIDINSEVRSIAEEVIEKLKKMGFKASWTSPENLHLTLFFMGDLSEEKVDLLAQRLHKRLAGFPSFSYEVSDFGFFRFKHLPRVFFLKVTQDKILQTLYLEMRSELKKLRLSFDDKGNFVPHITLGRLKFSPENWEELIKGITVPKTIVSVDKVTIYSSTLTPAGPIYKWLYKVKFEGGLEKNEQ, from the coding sequence TTGCGTACCTTTATTGCTATCGATATAAATTCAGAGGTAAGAAGCATAGCAGAGGAAGTTATTGAAAAACTTAAAAAAATGGGCTTTAAAGCTTCATGGACAAGTCCTGAAAATTTGCATCTGACATTATTTTTTATGGGTGATTTAAGCGAAGAAAAGGTTGATTTACTTGCCCAACGTTTGCATAAAAGGTTGGCAGGTTTTCCTAGTTTTTCGTATGAAGTTTCTGATTTTGGGTTTTTTAGATTTAAACATTTACCGCGGGTATTCTTTTTGAAGGTTACCCAAGATAAAATTTTGCAAACACTTTATCTTGAAATGAGGTCTGAGCTGAAAAAGCTCAGGTTGTCTTTTGACGATAAGGGTAATTTTGTTCCACATATTACACTTGGCAGGTTAAAATTTAGTCCAGAAAATTGGGAAGAGTTAATAAAAGGTATTACTGTTCCTAAAACAATAGTTTCAGTTGACAAGGTGACGATATATTCGTCAACTTTAACTCCAGCTGGTCCTATTTATAAGTGGCTTTACAAGGTAAAATTTGAAGGAGGTTTGGAAAAGAATGAGCAATGA
- the pgsA gene encoding CDP-diacylglycerol--glycerol-3-phosphate 3-phosphatidyltransferase yields the protein MNVPNFITWVRVVLTAIIVFLLLNGFYLSAFVLFLIASISDYFDGYFARKLNQVTNFGKIFDQMSDKILITSILIVFVQLGLVPSWILVVIVFRDTLVSTVRMAAAYGNKVIAANYFGKLKTVSQMVWTIGIFLQLVGFESLVIFNVLLSYLVVFLTVVSGLVYMVQNKEILKG from the coding sequence ATGAACGTACCAAATTTTATAACCTGGGTGAGAGTAGTTTTAACGGCTATTATTGTTTTTCTTTTATTAAATGGTTTTTATTTAAGTGCTTTTGTTTTATTTTTAATAGCTTCTATTAGTGATTACTTTGACGGTTATTTTGCAAGAAAACTAAATCAGGTTACTAACTTTGGAAAGATATTTGACCAAATGAGTGACAAAATTCTTATTACTAGCATTTTAATTGTTTTTGTCCAACTTGGATTAGTTCCATCATGGATTTTAGTTGTTATAGTTTTCAGAGATACACTTGTAAGCACAGTAAGAATGGCAGCTGCATATGGAAACAAGGTTATTGCTGCAAATTATTTTGGAAAGCTAAAGACTGTTTCACAGATGGTTTGGACTATTGGTATTTTTTTACAACTTGTAGGCTTTGAAAGTTTGGTAATTTTCAATGTATTGCTTTCTTATTTAGTTGTGTTTTTAACCGTGGTATCGGGCTTGGTTTATATGGTACAAAATAAAGAGATATTAAAGGGGTGA
- the rimO gene encoding 30S ribosomal protein S12 methylthiotransferase RimO codes for MNFYVDVLGCPKNEADCALLKAYLEKKGNNIVNTIEDADAVVIDTCGFILEAKKESIEEILTYLELKKERDLKVYVTGCLVQRYGEELKKEIPEVDGWFGILPPEKIAENIGKESIIPKNPEPVYEFGGRVDEKQYAYVKISDGCDRACSFCTIPLFKGSFKSRKIDDIVKEVEYLILSGKKEIILVAQDTTGYGIDLYGKQMLPELLKRINDIPGDFWIRVMYMHPDHITDEIIEAFSYDKVLKYFDIPVQHGSDKVLKLMNRTKKSEHILKLVEKIRKRYEDAVLRTSIIVGFPGETDEDFEELLDFIKMVRFERLGAFIYSDEEEAPSYHFEGKVPEIVAQERLDILMEEQSKISFEINEKMVGKTFKVLFDEEEEGVLIARSYMDAPEIDGNIFVPGKFEEGFFKVKVTSADVYDLEGKIVEE; via the coding sequence ATGAATTTTTATGTTGATGTTTTAGGATGTCCAAAAAATGAAGCAGATTGTGCACTTTTAAAGGCTTATTTAGAAAAGAAAGGCAACAATATTGTTAATACCATTGAAGATGCAGATGCAGTGGTTATTGATACCTGTGGCTTTATTTTAGAAGCAAAAAAAGAATCTATTGAAGAAATACTTACTTATCTAGAATTAAAAAAAGAAAGAGATCTAAAAGTATACGTAACAGGATGTTTGGTTCAACGATATGGAGAGGAATTAAAAAAGGAGATACCTGAGGTTGATGGATGGTTTGGAATATTGCCACCTGAAAAGATAGCTGAAAATATTGGTAAAGAAAGTATAATACCTAAAAACCCGGAGCCTGTGTATGAATTTGGTGGCAGGGTTGATGAAAAGCAGTATGCATATGTTAAAATTTCCGATGGATGTGATAGAGCTTGTAGCTTTTGTACAATTCCACTTTTTAAAGGAAGCTTTAAGAGTAGAAAGATAGATGATATTGTAAAAGAAGTAGAATATCTCATTTTATCTGGTAAGAAGGAAATTATTCTTGTTGCTCAAGATACAACAGGATATGGGATCGATTTGTATGGAAAGCAAATGCTTCCTGAACTTTTGAAGAGAATTAATGATATACCTGGAGATTTTTGGATAAGAGTAATGTACATGCATCCTGATCATATAACAGATGAGATTATTGAAGCCTTTTCATATGACAAGGTTTTGAAATATTTTGATATACCAGTTCAACATGGGAGTGACAAGGTATTAAAACTTATGAACAGAACAAAAAAATCTGAGCATATATTAAAGCTGGTTGAAAAAATAAGGAAAAGGTATGAAGATGCGGTTTTGAGAACTAGTATTATCGTTGGCTTTCCTGGAGAAACTGATGAAGATTTTGAAGAGTTATTAGATTTTATAAAAATGGTTAGATTTGAGAGGCTTGGAGCATTTATTTATTCAGATGAAGAAGAAGCACCATCTTATCATTTTGAAGGAAAAGTTCCAGAGATAGTAGCTCAAGAAAGGCTTGATATTTTGATGGAAGAACAGTCTAAGATTTCTTTCGAAATAAATGAAAAGATGGTTGGAAAAACTTTTAAAGTGCTTTTTGATGAGGAAGAAGAAGGTGTTTTAATTGCAAGAAGCTATATGGATGCCCCAGAAATTGATGGTAATATTTTTGTTCCAGGAAAGTTTGAAGAAGGATTTTTCAAGGTAAAAGTGACCTCTGCTGATGTATACGATTTAGAAGGTAAAATTGTTGAGGAGTGA
- a CDS encoding DUF4416 family protein, translating into MGKVRRVDLVNLVMFFFSSQVEYWLSEVENELIEKFGPIDYKSDILDFEKYTLYYNKEMGEGVKGILLSFERLIHPYQLADIKNMTNEIEQRYAVKGNRRFNIDPGYIHHMQFVLATTKMWPHRIYIGKGIYAETTLMYINGRWKDYDFTYPNYKEEEYKRELEKIRLKYLEKRKKFLR; encoded by the coding sequence ATGGGAAAAGTAAGGCGTGTGGATTTAGTAAATTTGGTAATGTTTTTTTTCTCTTCGCAAGTTGAATATTGGCTGTCTGAGGTAGAGAATGAGTTAATAGAGAAATTTGGACCGATAGATTACAAATCTGATATATTAGATTTTGAAAAATATACTTTATATTACAACAAGGAGATGGGGGAAGGAGTAAAAGGAATATTATTGAGTTTTGAAAGACTTATACATCCTTATCAGCTTGCAGATATTAAAAATATGACAAACGAAATTGAACAGAGATATGCAGTAAAAGGTAATAGAAGATTTAACATTGATCCGGGATATATTCATCATATGCAATTTGTTCTTGCAACTACAAAAATGTGGCCTCATAGGATATATATAGGAAAAGGGATTTATGCAGAAACTACGTTAATGTATATAAATGGAAGATGGAAGGATTATGATTTTACTTATCCAAATTATAAAGAAGAAGAATATAAAAGAGAATTGGAAAAAATTAGACTGAAATATTTGGAAAAAAGAAAAAAATTTTTGAGGTGA